A segment of the Candidatus Brevundimonas phytovorans genome:
CCTCGGAAGGCCCGCATCGACAGCGCGACCGAAGCGGTTGCCGTCATGCTCAGGGCGGCAAAGGAAATCGAAGCGCCAGCGCACGCTCCGCTTGAGTCGGACGCGCTGCCTTTCTGGGACGACATCATCGCGGCGCGGGCGAAGTCAGAATGGAATGGCCACGACCTGGCCATTGCGTCGGATCTCGCGAACGCTATGGCCATGTTGGTGGAGCAGCGCCGGTTGCTGCGATCTGAGGGCGTGACCACTACCGGGCCGAAGGGCGGCCTGACCACGCACCCGCGCGTGTCCGTCGTTCATGGACTGCACGCTCAAATCAAGGCGGCGCGGCAGTCGCTGAACATTCACGGCCGGGCGGCTGGCGAAGCGCGCGACGTCGCGAAGCGCCGGGCCCAGGCCAAAGAGATCGAGGACGGTAACCCTCTGGCGGACGAAGACCTGCTGGCGAGGCCGACAGCGCTCCAGTGACGAGGGGCGAGAAGGTCATCGCCTTCATCGAGCGGCTCTGTCCTACCCCAGAGGGCAAGCTGGTCGGCAAGCCGATGAAGTTGGATGCGTTCCAGAAGCGCTTCATCCTGGAGGTCTATGACAACCCGCACGGCACGCGCATCGGCATCCTGTCGATCGCTCGGAAGAACGGGAAGTCCGCTCTCATCGCCGGCATCATGCTGGCGCACCTTGTCGGGCCCGAGGCCCGGCTGAACAGTCAGATCGTGTCCGGCGCCCGAAGCCGGAAGCAGGCAGCCGTGGTCTTCAACCTCGCCGCCAAGATGGTGCAGTTGTCGGAGCGGCTGCGGAAGATCGTGCGGATCGTCCCGTCAGGGAAGACGCTGCACGGCCTGCCGATGAACACGGAGTATCAGGCTCTCGCCGCCGAGGCCGGAACGGCGCACGGCCTTTCGCCCGTCCTCGCCATCCACGACGAGATGGGCCAAGTCCGTGGCGAGTTCGACGCATTTATCGAGGCCATCGAGACGGCGCAGGGCGCCTACGACGACGCGCTGCAGCTGATCATCTCGACGCAGGCGCCGAGCGACGCCGACATGCTGTCGATCAGGATCGACGACGCCAAACGGTCGGGCGACCCGACCATCGTCTGCCACGTCTACGCGGCGCCGGAAGACGCAGAACTGACCGACCCCAAGGCCTGGGAGGCCGCGAACCCCGCCCTCGGGACATTCCGATCCCTGGTCGAGATCACGAACAAGGCGGCCGAAGCGGCGCGCATGCCCTCGGTCGAGAACAGCTTCAGGAACCTCTACCTCAACCAGCGGGTGACGCGGCACACGCCATTCGTCAGCCCGTCGATTTGGAAAGCATGCTCTGGCCCGGTTGATCTGGAGGTCTTCCAGCGCAACCCGGTCTACGGCGGCCTCGACCTGTCGCTGACAACCGACCTCACCGCCCTGGTCCTGATCGCTCAGGAGGGTGGGGCCTGGCACATCCTGCCGACCTTCTGGACCCCTGAAGCCACGCTGGTTGATCGGTCGAAGCGGGACCGGTCGCCATATGACGCCTGGGTGCGCGACGGCTTCATGGAGGCCACGCCCGGCCCGGCGGTTGAATATGGCTTCGTCGCGCGCGACATCGCCCGCATCACCGAGGGCATGGACGTCCGCAAGATCGCGTTCGACCGCCACAGGATGAAGACGCTTCAGGCCGAGCTGGACCGGCTGGACGTTACCCTGCCGTTCGAAGAGTTCGGGCAGGGCTTCGTCAGCATGGCGCCGGCCATCGACCGTGCCGAGATCGAGTTTCTACATCACCGCTTCCGCCATGGCGGGCACCCGGTGATGACCATGTGCGCCGCCAACGCGATCCTCGTTCAGGACGCGGCGGGCAATCGGAAAATGGACAAGTCCCAATCGACTGGCCGCATCGACGGCATGGTCAGTCTGGCGATGGCTGTTGGCGTGGCTCTAGGGCCCGCAGAAGGTGAGGAGGCGGGATGGAACGACTACCTCGCCAGCCTGGGAGTGCCCGCGTGATCACGAAGGCTGACCGAAATTATCAGCCGCTGGTTTTGCGAGATGCAGACCAGGACCTCGTTAAGTCGGACTTGGTTCAGCATCTCACCACGACGCGGCCTGACGGCTGGGTCGACAACTCAAACGCGGGCGTGGCTGTCACGGAGACGGGCATTCTCGGCCTGTCGGCGGCCTGGGCGTGCGTCAACCTGCTGGCCGGGACCATCGCATCGCTGCCGATCATGGTCTATCGCACCGACGCGGCGGGCAACCGCGTGCCAGCCAGGGATCACCCGCTCTACCGCGTGCTGCACGACAGCCCGAACTATGATCAGACCTCGCTCGATTTCTGGGAAGGCGGCCAGGCAGCCCTTGAGCTTCGCGGCAACATGCATGCGCGGATCGAGCGCAACGGTGGGCGGATCGTCGCTCTGCATCCGATCTTCAACCCATCCATCACCCGGCAGTCGAACGGCGCCCTTCGCTACCGCTGGACAGAGAACGGCAAGTCGTTCGACGAGCCGCAGGAGAACGTTTTCCACGTGCGCGGCTTCGGCGGATCGCCGCTCGGCGGCCTGTCGACGCTGAGCTACGGCCGTCAGGTCTTCGGCCTGTCGTTGGCAGTGAACGCCGCGGCGCAGACCACCTTCGCCAATGGGGTTCGCCCCTCGCTCATCTTCTCGGCACCGGCCGACAAGACGCTGGGCGAAGCAGTTCGAGGGCCACTGGAGAAGGCGCTTCAGGAGAAACACGCGGGCGCCATGAATGCGGGTCGTCCGATGCTCCTGGAGGGTGGGATCACCCCGCATCAGATTTCATTGTCGCCCGAAGACGCGCAGATGCTCGAGAGCCGGTCGTTCAGCGTCGAGGAGATCTGCCGCTTCTTCGAAGTGCCGCCCCACATGATCGGGCACACCGAGAAGTCCACCAGCTGGGGCACCGGCCTGGAGGAGCAGACGCTCCGCTTCCAGAAGTTCACTCTGCGGCGCCGGTTGAAGCGCATCGAACAGGCCATCGCCAAGCAGCTGCTGACTCCGGCCGACCGCGTCGCCGGCATCGTGGTCGAGTTCAACCTTGAGGGCCTGCTCCGCGCCGACAGCAAGGGCCGGTCCGAGTTCTACCAGAAGATGACCCAGATCGGCGCGATGACCATCAACGAGGTCCGCGCCCTTGAAAACCTGCCGCCGGTTCCGGGCGGCGATGTGCCGCGCATGCAGTCGCAGAACATCCCGATCAAAATGGCGAACCCGCCCGCGCTCGTCGCCGGAGGAGGTGAATGATGCTTCAGACCAAGGACAGCGGCCTCGGCCTGGATGTCAAAGCCGTTGGCGATGATGGAGTGATCGAAGGCTACGCCTCGACCTTCAACGTCATCGACAGCTACGGCGAGATGGTCGCGCCCGGCGCCTTCAAGGCATCAATCGCCGGGCTGAAAAAATCGAAGCGCGGCCTGAAAATGCTGTGGCAGCACGACAGCCACCAGCCCATCGGCATCTGGGATGATCTGGAGGAAGACGCCAAGGGGCTGCGGGTGGTTGGCCGGCTGCTGAAAGATACCGTGGCCAAGGCCGCCGAGGCCTATGCGCTGATCCGCGAAGGTGCACTGGACGAGCTATCCATCGGCTATCGCGAGCTGGAGTCGGCGCCGCACCCTGATCAGCGCGGCGTCACCATCCTGAAGAAGCTCGACCTCCGCGAGGTCAGCCCAGTCACGTTCGGCGCGCTCGGCCAGGCCGCTCGCATCGACACGGTCAAATCCATTTTGACGGCGGGCGAAGCCCCGACCGTCCGCCAGTTTGAGGACCACCTGCGGGAAGCAGGTTTCTCGAAGAGCGCTGCGGCCGCCATGGCCTCAGCCTGCAAGCCGTACCTTCGGGGGGAACCCGAGGCGAAGGCCGATGACGCAATGGACTTCCTCAAAGCCCTGCGCGCCTGACACCTCGCCCGCTTCGGCGGGCTCCAATGACACCCCCCCCCACATTTCTAAAGGAGGTCGCCATGAGCGATCAAAAGACTGCTGCCGAACTGGCAACCGAGTTCAAGGCTGATTTCGACACCAAGCTGGACGGCGTGAAAGCTCTCGCCGAGAAAGCCGTCGCCGAAGCCCAAAAGGGCATCGACGCCACCGGCGCCCAGAAGGAAGTCATCGACGGCGCCCTGACGGCCATGAACGAGGCCAAGGCCCGTCTGGACGATCTGGAACAGAAGATGGCGCGCGGCGGCGGCGATCCCGACCAGGGCGAGAAGTCGATCGGTGACCAGTTCGTGGAGTCGGAAGGCTTCAAAAGCTTCCAGGCCACCGGCTTCTCCAAGTCGGCGCGCGGCGGCGACCTGCAGATCAAAGCCACGCTTACGTCGGCAACGACCGCTGCCGCCGGTTCGGTCGGTGACGCCGTGCAGACCACGCGCCTGCCGGGCATCCTGCCCCTGCCGCAACGTCGCCTGACTGTGCGCGACCTGCTCTCCCAGGGCCGCATGGACGGCTCGACGCTGGAGTACGTCAAGGAAACCGGCTTCACCAACAGCGCTGCTCCGGTCGCTGAAGGCGCCGCCAAGCCGGAGTCGGACCTGCA
Coding sequences within it:
- a CDS encoding terminase large subunit — its product is MTRGEKVIAFIERLCPTPEGKLVGKPMKLDAFQKRFILEVYDNPHGTRIGILSIARKNGKSALIAGIMLAHLVGPEARLNSQIVSGARSRKQAAVVFNLAAKMVQLSERLRKIVRIVPSGKTLHGLPMNTEYQALAAEAGTAHGLSPVLAIHDEMGQVRGEFDAFIEAIETAQGAYDDALQLIISTQAPSDADMLSIRIDDAKRSGDPTIVCHVYAAPEDAELTDPKAWEAANPALGTFRSLVEITNKAAEAARMPSVENSFRNLYLNQRVTRHTPFVSPSIWKACSGPVDLEVFQRNPVYGGLDLSLTTDLTALVLIAQEGGAWHILPTFWTPEATLVDRSKRDRSPYDAWVRDGFMEATPGPAVEYGFVARDIARITEGMDVRKIAFDRHRMKTLQAELDRLDVTLPFEEFGQGFVSMAPAIDRAEIEFLHHRFRHGGHPVMTMCAANAILVQDAAGNRKMDKSQSTGRIDGMVSLAMAVGVALGPAEGEEAGWNDYLASLGVPA
- a CDS encoding phage portal protein codes for the protein MITKADRNYQPLVLRDADQDLVKSDLVQHLTTTRPDGWVDNSNAGVAVTETGILGLSAAWACVNLLAGTIASLPIMVYRTDAAGNRVPARDHPLYRVLHDSPNYDQTSLDFWEGGQAALELRGNMHARIERNGGRIVALHPIFNPSITRQSNGALRYRWTENGKSFDEPQENVFHVRGFGGSPLGGLSTLSYGRQVFGLSLAVNAAAQTTFANGVRPSLIFSAPADKTLGEAVRGPLEKALQEKHAGAMNAGRPMLLEGGITPHQISLSPEDAQMLESRSFSVEEICRFFEVPPHMIGHTEKSTSWGTGLEEQTLRFQKFTLRRRLKRIEQAIAKQLLTPADRVAGIVVEFNLEGLLRADSKGRSEFYQKMTQIGAMTINEVRALENLPPVPGGDVPRMQSQNIPIKMANPPALVAGGGE
- a CDS encoding HK97 family phage prohead protease, whose amino-acid sequence is MMLQTKDSGLGLDVKAVGDDGVIEGYASTFNVIDSYGEMVAPGAFKASIAGLKKSKRGLKMLWQHDSHQPIGIWDDLEEDAKGLRVVGRLLKDTVAKAAEAYALIREGALDELSIGYRELESAPHPDQRGVTILKKLDLREVSPVTFGALGQAARIDTVKSILTAGEAPTVRQFEDHLREAGFSKSAAAAMASACKPYLRGEPEAKADDAMDFLKALRA